Below is a genomic region from Sphingopyxis terrae subsp. terrae NBRC 15098.
TCAGACGACCTTCTTCGATTATCGCGTCGGTGCGCGCGGCGGCATCACCGATACGCTCGATTGGAGCCTCGAGGGCGCCTATGGCGAGTCGGAAAATATCCAGAGCATCAACGGCTACACGCTGCAGTCGCGTTTCCGCGAAGCGTCGCTGTCCAATGATGGCGTGACCTGTCAGAGCGGCAATGCTGATTGCGTTCCGGTCAACCTGTTCGGTCCTGAAGGGTCGATCACGCCAGAAGCCGCGCGGTATCTCTCGGAAAAGAGCACCTCGACCAACCGCACTTCGCTTGCGCAGGTCCGCGGCATCATTTCGGGTGATCTCGGCTTCTCGTCGCCGGGTGCGGTCCAGCCGATCGGCTTCGCGATCGGTGGCGAATATCGCAAATACACCGCGCAGCAGTCTTCGGATCTCCTCGCCAAGACGCCGGGTGAACTCGGTGGCGCCGGCGGCGCGGCTCCCGACATCGATGGCGCTTACGATGTCTATGAAGCCTATGCCGAAATCGTGGCCCCGCTGATCGAAGACAAGCCTTTCTTCGAGAGCCTGACCCTCGAAGCGGGGATCCGTTACTCGGATTACAGCATCCGCGGCGCTGGTGGCTACAATGCCACCACGTGGAAGGCTGGCGGCAGCTGGGAACCGGGTGCGGGTCTGAAACTTCGCGGTAATTACAGCCGCGCGGTTCGCGCTCCGAACATCGGCGAACTGTTCACGCCGCAGACGGTTGGTCTGACCAACCTCGGTATCGACCCCTGCGCCGGTGGCGCTCCGGTGGCCGACGCCAATCTGCGCGCGGTCTGTATCGCGCAGGGTGCTCCTGCCGGTACGATCGGTTCGATCACCAACCCGACGGCGGCGCAGGCCAACATCACGGTGGGCGGTAACCTGAACCTGAAGCCTGAAAAGGCAGATACCTGGACGCTGGGCCTTGTCTGGCAGCCGGACTTCCTGCCGCGCTTCAACATGTCGGTCGACTATTACAACATCAAGGTCAACGACGTGCTTGGCACGCCCCTGCCGGGCGATATCATCAACGCTTGCTTCGATGGTTTGTCGGCTTCGAGCGCAACCGATCCGGCTTGTACCTCGATCCGTCGTAACCCGATCACCGGTGGCCTTGACGGTGACCCGTCGACGACCCCCGGCCTGTTCGGTCTGACCAACAACCTCGGCCGTCTGTTCACCGACGGTGTCGACCTGTTGATGAACTACAACACCGATGTCGGCTTCGCGAACCTCAGCTGGTCGTTCGTCGGCAACTGGACGCACAGCTCCAAGTATAACGCCAACGTAGCCGATCCGACTTCGCTCAACCGCGAATGCGTCGGTTACTACAGCGTGAACTGCTCGTTCACGGGTTCGATTCAGCCGGAATTCCAGTTCTCGCAGCGCTTTACGCTGGGCTTCGACAAGGTCGACGTCTCGCTGCTGTGGCGCTGGATGGACTCGGTCGACTTCGAGCCGGCGCAGCTCGCGGCGGACATCGCTGCAGCGCAGGCGGCTCCGGACGACTGTCCGAACCCGACGACGAGCGACGATGGTGGCTGCGTGGTCGATCCGAAGTTCCGTCACATCAAGGCGGCACATTATTTCGATCTCGCCACCCGCTTCAACGTGAGCGACAATCTGGTCATCACCATGACGGTCCAGAATCTGCTCGACAAGAAGCCGCCGATCGTTGGCAACACCATCGGTTCGACGACCTACAACAGCGGCAACACCTTCCCGTCGACTTACGACGCGCTGGGTCGCCGCTATGCGATCTCGGCCAAGCTGAAGTTCTAAAGAACTCTCTGCTTGGAAGGAAATTGGGGCGGGCAGCAATGCTCGCCCCTTTTTCTTTGGCAGTCAGAACCATGAGGAGCGGCAGCTTCCGCCGACCTTGTTTAGGGCGGCCGCCAAGACCGTGCCTCGGGCTTGGCACCCAACCTTCTCCGCAAGCTGTGCCTATGACGGCATGGCTAGCCCGACCACTGGTGCCCGATCGCAATAGCGCATCAGGGCATAGGTAGCGCCCCTGGGAGAACTAGCGGGATACCGGCCTGATCGGCGACAGCTTCTGCCCATCCGAGGACCTGATTGATTTCGTCTCCGTACGCCGCGTCGGCGGCAGCGAGATCACGCTGACGCTCGCCGGCTGCAAACGGCGCCCCCGACTTGCTATTGCGTGCCAGCGCTGGATGATCGGCCAGAGCCTCTCGGTCGGCGGTAAGGCCATAATGGTCCATTGCCCCTGCAACCGCCCGAACGGGGTCGCGGGTGAGTGCCTCGCTGTCGAGTGCAGCGATCCGGCCGGGCGCCCAAGCTATGAGGGTCGCGAAAGCACGCTGCTGGGCAAGCCACCCGATGGCGGCGATTTGCAGGTCGGACTGGCGGAAATAGTCGCGCGCATCGAAACCGAATTGCAGGAAGTCGTCTGCCAGATAGCCTTCAAACAATTCCCTGCACCACAGCCGGCACCATAGACCCTTCCGCGCGACCGACAGAAGAAAGGCGCGCAGCGGCGCATATAGCAGAATGGCGTGCGCCCCCGGACGCAGGGTTAGCGCACCGCGCGCGAGCGGATTGAAAATGTTGGAAGGCTTGATGATTACGGCTTCACCAGCGGTCAAGGGCCGTGCGAGCATCGCGAGCGCATCATCCATAACCCGCGCGTGATCGCGCGGCGCCGCGCCGCGCCGCCGCCATCCGACCATGTCATTGAGCAGCACGGGTTCGGACAATCCGGATGCAATGCCCGGCTGATCAATCGCCTGGACCAGCATGGTGGAGGCACAATAGGCCGAATGGAATAGGAAATGAACTGGCGCCGGCTCTACGTTCTGACGAGACGCGGTGCGGGACAGGACGAGCGGTGCTGCTTCCTCGCCCAAATGCATGTCTGTAAGAAAGGGGATCTCCCGGCGGATGTCGCGCGGCACGCGGCGGAAATGAAACGCGTCGTGATTGGAATCGTACCGATGCGCGAGCCATTCGGGATCACGTAAGGCGGCGGCAGAAGCGGGATGCAACATCGTTCGACCTTGCCGATTGCTGCAGTCGATGGCAAGCATCGGACATGGCCAGTATACAACCGCCCGCGCCCGCCGTGGAAGCCAATCGTCTTGGTATTGCGGCTTTGCAGGCCAACGATCCGGCGGCGGCGGCGGCGCACTTCGGCCGGGCGATTGCGTCCGATCCTCGGTCCGGTGCGCTCCAGAGAAATCTCGCGTCGGCATGGCGGGCGCTGGGAGAGGAAGAGCGTGAACTTGACGCACTTGCAGCGGCTCTAGCGATTGACCGCCGCGATCTGGTCGCCTGGATCCGCAAGGCCGAACGGCATGAATCACGAGCGGAGCGCGGTGCGGCGCTGGAGGCGTGGAGCGCGGCGCTCGCGCTTGCGGCGCAACTCGATCCTGTGCCCGATCCGCTCGTGCCGCTCCTGGCGCACGGACAAGCCTTCGTCGCGCAGGCGACCGATACTATGTTTGCCGCGGCCTCCGGCGCGATCGCTTCAATGGGCGATATACTCGATGAAACCGACACGCGGCGTGGAAAAGCATTCGTCGAAAGCACGCTTGGCCGGCGCAGGATCTATCGAAATGAATGTGCGGGCATCTATTACCCATTTTTGCCCGCCGACGAATTTTTTGACCGGCGGCATTTCCCTTGGTTCACTGAAATTGAGGCACATACCGACGCCATTCGGAGCGAACTACTCGCGCTGCTCGACGACCCGGGAGATGCGTTGCGTCCTTACGTGCGAATGGATGCCGGAACCCCCGATTCGATCTGGACCCCCCTCGACAATCGACTTGATTGGGGCGCCTGCTTCTTGTGGGAATATGGCGCCGCGAACCAAGTAGTGCTCGACCGCTGTCCGGCAACCGCTGCCGCGCTAGCAGCCGTTCCCGGCGCTCGTATCCCGGGCCGAGCGCCGAGCGCCTTTTTCTCGATGCTCAAGCCGCGCACGCGCATCCCGCCCCACACAGGCGTCACCAACACACGTGCAATTGTCCATCTGCCGCTGATCGTGCCGCCCGGATGCGGCTTTCGGGTGGGGGGTGAGACGCGCAGTTGGGAGGAAGGCCGCGCTTTCGCCTTTGACGACACCATCGAGCACGAGGCCTGGAACGATAGTGACCAACTGCGCGCTGTGCTGATCTTCGACGTATGGAACCCGCATCTCAGTCTGGCCGAGCGCGACTTGCTGGTGCGATATTTCGCATCGGCCGATTCGTCAGGCTACGCCGTACCGAGATAAGCTGTAGCGGTGGAGAAGCATATTTCGCTTGGGAACGAGAGACGTGCATCATATGGTCTGGGGATAAATGCCCAAATTTGAAGGGCTGAGGAGATTTTTGAATGTTTAGGATCATGACTTGGGCAGTGGCGGCAAGCCTGCTCGCGGCGCCAGCTGCGGCCGAGGAATTGGCCGACCGGGCGCCGCCCCCGAAGAAGCCGTCGTTGATGACTCCGACAGAAATCGAAGCCTATAACAAGGGCTTGGCACAAACCCATCCTTATTACATCAAGTGCCGCAAGACGTTGGAGATCGGCTCGCTGGTCAAGAAGACCCGCGTTTGCCACACCAATGCCGAATGGAAGGACGTGATTGCGCGCGGCAACCAGGATGCGCGCGATACGGCCGAAGCCATGACGAGCAAGGGGAGCACCTCCAACTGACGCTGGTGCCCATACGAGCCGTTATTGTGGGAGAAATGGCGATGCGAGGATGGATTACTTTGGTTGCCGCATTGAGTGCGGCAAGTGCGGTCAGCGCCAGCGAACCGACCAATCTAGCGCGAGCGCCTTCCGACATGAGCGGTGCCGAGATTGACGCATATAACGAGGGCCGCTCAGCAAATGATCCGGAGTATATCCGATGTAGACGCATCGCTGAACCCGGATCGCTGGTGAAAAAGAGCCGCATCTGCAATACAAATGCGCAGTGGCGGGTGATTACCGATCGGGGCAATCAGGATGCACGCGATTCGATGGAAATGCTCGCCCGAGGTTGGAGCAATTCGGTCGAGCCGAAGGATAGCCTGATGACCGAGATCAAGCCAAAATAGCGCGCTGCGCCGGACAGGGGTTGGTACAATGCCGAATTTCACGACCACCGTTGCGATAATCATGGCAGTCGCATCCGCGCCGGCGGCGGCGGATGCGTACACCGACCGCAAACCTCCCGATCGCCCGGCTTCGACGATGACCAACTCCGAAATCAAGGCGTTCAACCAGGGTATGGCATCGACCCATCCCTATTACATCAAGTGCCGCAAGATTGAGGAAATCGGATCTTGGGTGAAAAAGGCGCGGGTTTGCCACACCAATGAGGAATGGAAGCAATTGTGGGCGCAGGGGAATCAGGACGCGCGCGACACCGCCGAAGCGATGACGCGCGCGCCCGTCAACCACAGCAATTGACCGATTGGCAGGTCGCCGGGTCGACCCCACTTATGTCGGCGTCAGGACAAGGCCGCCGTCGCCTTCGTCCACTTTGACCGTCGATCCGTCCTTGACTTCACCTTTCAGGATCAGGTCGGCGAGCGGGTCTTGCAGATATTTCTGCACCGCGCGCTTCAGCGGCCGCGCGCCGTAGACGGGATCGTAGCCTACCCGGCCGAGCCACGCGCGCGCGGCGTCGGTGAGGTCGAGCGTCACCTTGCGATCGTCGAGCAGTTTCTGGACGCGCGCGACCTGAATGTCGACAATGCCGCCCATATGCTGCTGCGCGAGGCGGTGGAACAGCACGATCTCGTCGAGCCGGTTCAGGAACTCGGGCCGGAAATGCGCGCGCACCACCTCCATCACCGCGGGTTCGGCCTGTTCGACCGGCGCGTCGTCGGGCAGCGACGCGATCGCCTGGCTGCCAAGGTTCGAGGTCAGGATGATCAGCGTGTTGGTGAAGTCGACCGTACGCCCCTGCCCATCGGTCAGCCGCCCGTCGTCGAGCACCTGCAAGAGGATGTTGAACACGTCGCCATGCGCCTTTTCGACCTCGTCGAAGAGGACGACCTGATAGGGACGGCGGCGGACGGCTTCGGTCAGAACCCCGCCTTCCTCATAGCCGACATAGCCCGGAGGCGCGCCGATCAGCCGCGACACGGCGTGCTTTTCCATGAATTCGGACATGTCGATGCGGACCATCGCATTGTCGTCGTCGAACAGGAACCGCGCGAGCGCCTTGGTGAGCTCGGTCTTGCCGACGCCCGTGGGGCCGAGGAAGAGGAACGAGCCCAAGGGCCGGTTCGGATCCTGTAGCCCCGCGCGGGCACGGCGGACGGCGGTCGAGACGGCGCGCACGGCTTCGTCCTGACCGATGACGCGCTTGCCGAGCGTCTCCTCCATGCCGAGCAGCTTTTCGCGCTCGCCCTCCATCATCCGGTCGACCGGGATGCCGGTCCAGCGGCTGACCACTGCGGCGATGTCGTCGGCGGTGACTTCCTCGCGCAGCATCGCATTGCCCGCGGCGGCCTCTGCCTCCTCGAGCCGCTTTTCGAGCGCGGGGATCGTGCCGTAGCTGAGCTCGCCCGCACGGCCGAGGTCGCCCGCACGCTGCGCCTGTTCGAGCGCCGAGCGTGCAGCGTCGAGTTCTTCCTTGATCTTCGCCTCGGCGTGGATCTTGTCCTTTTCGGCCTGCCATTTCTGCGTCAGTTCGGCCGACTGCTGTTCAAGATTGGCAAGCTCGGCCTGCAGCGCGGTGAGCCGGTCTTTCGATGCCGCATCGGTCTCCTTGGTCAGCGCCGCTTCCTCGATCTTCATCTGGATGATGCGGCGGTCGAGATTTTCGATCTCCTCGGGCTTCGATTCGACCTCCATGCGGATGCGGCTCGCGGCTTCGTCCATCAGGTCGATCGCTTTGTCGGGCAGGAAGCGGTCAGAGATATAGCGGTTCGACAGCGTCGCCGCAGCGACGATCGCGCCGTCGGTGATGCGCACGCCGTGGTGCAGTTCGTATTTTTCCTTGAGCCCGCGCAGGATCGAGATCGAATCCTCGACCGTCGGTTCGCCGACGAACACCGGCTGGAAGCGCCGCTGAAGCGCGGGGTCTTTCTCGACATATTTGCGATATTCGTCGAGCGTCGTCGCGCCGATGCAGTGAAGTTCGCCGCGCGCGAGCGCCGGCTTCA
It encodes:
- a CDS encoding aspartyl/asparaginyl beta-hydroxylase domain-containing protein, with amino-acid sequence MASIQPPAPAVEANRLGIAALQANDPAAAAAHFGRAIASDPRSGALQRNLASAWRALGEEERELDALAAALAIDRRDLVAWIRKAERHESRAERGAALEAWSAALALAAQLDPVPDPLVPLLAHGQAFVAQATDTMFAAASGAIASMGDILDETDTRRGKAFVESTLGRRRIYRNECAGIYYPFLPADEFFDRRHFPWFTEIEAHTDAIRSELLALLDDPGDALRPYVRMDAGTPDSIWTPLDNRLDWGACFLWEYGAANQVVLDRCPATAAALAAVPGARIPGRAPSAFFSMLKPRTRIPPHTGVTNTRAIVHLPLIVPPGCGFRVGGETRSWEEGRAFAFDDTIEHEAWNDSDQLRAVLIFDVWNPHLSLAERDLLVRYFASADSSGYAVPR
- a CDS encoding TonB-dependent receptor domain-containing protein, whose protein sequence is MKKTHYSKLKLGAAPIVIGVALASVPAFAQDAEEGAAAPGSEIVVTGTLIRNPNLEQSTPVNVTTSDAIELKQSNVAEEVLRELPGVVPNIGSAVNNGNGGASYVDLRGLGSTRNIVLLNGNRVAPSDVNGRVDLNNIPLALIERVDALTGAAVTTYGADAITGVVNFVTKRDFAGFEMTASEQITEKGDGNIFRVDATIGANFDDGRGNAVLSIGYQQADPVYQGARGFSDNTLDSYSDTFIGSGTSVPSRFSGTRPLTGGVPNVLAQYTQTGTVPNPNFDPTQPVSATNPATLPVLALTPGGAANGGVRQVNSAGQAVGTFQTYNFNPFNIFQTPFERFNIYGQANYEVSDAVEVYTRGMFSKNTVSTIIAPSGSFGGSVAINLNNPNLPAALRDQFCAFNVAPVVNGVDANGDPISGQSAYTPRFTPAECAAAATATGRSDPNYREVTVTLNRRTPEVGPRISNYQTTFFDYRVGARGGITDTLDWSLEGAYGESENIQSINGYTLQSRFREASLSNDGVTCQSGNADCVPVNLFGPEGSITPEAARYLSEKSTSTNRTSLAQVRGIISGDLGFSSPGAVQPIGFAIGGEYRKYTAQQSSDLLAKTPGELGGAGGAAPDIDGAYDVYEAYAEIVAPLIEDKPFFESLTLEAGIRYSDYSIRGAGGYNATTWKAGGSWEPGAGLKLRGNYSRAVRAPNIGELFTPQTVGLTNLGIDPCAGGAPVADANLRAVCIAQGAPAGTIGSITNPTAAQANITVGGNLNLKPEKADTWTLGLVWQPDFLPRFNMSVDYYNIKVNDVLGTPLPGDIINACFDGLSASSATDPACTSIRRNPITGGLDGDPSTTPGLFGLTNNLGRLFTDGVDLLMNYNTDVGFANLSWSFVGNWTHSSKYNANVADPTSLNRECVGYYSVNCSFTGSIQPEFQFSQRFTLGFDKVDVSLLWRWMDSVDFEPAQLAADIAAAQAAPDDCPNPTTSDDGGCVVDPKFRHIKAAHYFDLATRFNVSDNLVITMTVQNLLDKKPPIVGNTIGSTTYNSGNTFPSTYDALGRRYAISAKLKF
- the clpB gene encoding ATP-dependent chaperone ClpB, which gives rise to MNLEKFTDRAKGFLQAAQTIAIRMNHQRISPEHIAKALLEDNEGMAAGLIQRAGGDMPRAVAGIDALLAKVPAVSGSGAQATPGLDNDAVRLLDQAEQVATKAGDGYVTVERLLLAMVLASSTPVGKAFADAGVKADALNTVINELRRGRTADSAGAEDSFEALKKYARDLTEVARSGKLDPVIGRDEEIRRTVQILARRTKNNPVLIGEPGVGKTAIAEGLALRIANGDVPDSLKDRRLLALDMGALIAGAKYRGEFEERLKGVLDEVKSAEGEIILFIDEMHTLVGAGKGDGAMDASNLLKPALARGELHCIGATTLDEYRKYVEKDPALQRRFQPVFVGEPTVEDSISILRGLKEKYELHHGVRITDGAIVAAATLSNRYISDRFLPDKAIDLMDEAASRIRMEVESKPEEIENLDRRIIQMKIEEAALTKETDAASKDRLTALQAELANLEQQSAELTQKWQAEKDKIHAEAKIKEELDAARSALEQAQRAGDLGRAGELSYGTIPALEKRLEEAEAAAGNAMLREEVTADDIAAVVSRWTGIPVDRMMEGEREKLLGMEETLGKRVIGQDEAVRAVSTAVRRARAGLQDPNRPLGSFLFLGPTGVGKTELTKALARFLFDDDNAMVRIDMSEFMEKHAVSRLIGAPPGYVGYEEGGVLTEAVRRRPYQVVLFDEVEKAHGDVFNILLQVLDDGRLTDGQGRTVDFTNTLIILTSNLGSQAIASLPDDAPVEQAEPAVMEVVRAHFRPEFLNRLDEIVLFHRLAQQHMGGIVDIQVARVQKLLDDRKVTLDLTDAARAWLGRVGYDPVYGARPLKRAVQKYLQDPLADLILKGEVKDGSTVKVDEGDGGLVLTPT